The region TGCCGGCAGATTTGTCTGATCTTTTCAAGGTTTTTTTCTGCAAATACTATATTCTCAGTTGTTTTATGTATGAATCTATGACCGGCAGCTTTAATGATTTCGTCCACTTCCTTCATTATGATGAGGGTATGGTCTGCCATATAGGTGTTACAGAAGTACTCCCAAATATAATCGATGGCCGTATTATTCGGGTGAATCATATCTTCTCCGTAAAACCGGTAATCCCTTAGGTCGTCCATCATGATCTCATAAGCAGGGAAATAACCGGTATGGGGGAAATCCCTGTTCAATTTTTCGATGGATAACAACAGCGTAGCCTTACTCAATTGATTTTCATGCGCACCGTCCCGCAAATGTCTCACCGGGCTGACTGTGAAAATAATCCTGGCATCCGGATTAAATACCTGCAATTGCTGCATGGAAGACGCCCATGTCCGGTATATTTCATCAGCGTCTGTTTTAATACGTTCAAATTCTGATGCCGGATATTTATGGCAATTAGCAACGATCTTCCCATTAGATTTAAGTCGATATGCCCATGCAGTTCCAAATGTCACCAGTATCCATGTCGATTTCTTTAATTGATCATGTCCTTGTCGCAAGGCCTCATTGATTTGTTTCAGACTGATGGCTATATCCGGATGGGAAAAACTTCCATGGTGGTCGAAGCTGGTCCATAGGTGATGATGATGTAATAATTCGTCAGTGGTGTATTCCTTTGCTTGTATCATTCTTTCTATGGATGCTGCCAAAGGAAAGGGATGAAATACAATTCCAAAAGGATTCAGTACTATGTCGAATTTATTTTGCTGTAATTTTGATCCTATATGTTCGGCAAAACAGGAACCGGCCATCATGATCGATGAATGATATCCTATTTTTTCATGCGATAACTGCTTTTTTATAGTTGTTCTGAATGTTCCCATTTTTATATACGTTCATGATCCATTGAATGATGTGTTGAAAAACCGCTTCATTTTCAGCATCGCTGAGCAATTCATGCTTCATGCCCTTCCAAAGTTTGAAGCTTGTGTATGCTCCTGCATTATTCGCAAATGCCTGGCTGGCCTGGCAGGATACCAACGGATCATCTTCCCCGTGCATTAATAGCAAAGGTATGTTTAATCGATGTTTTAGCTTCAGGATGATCTCACCGTTTTTCCACAGATCGGTGAATAATTTGATGGATATTTTTTTGTGCAGTAGGGGATCGGTTTTCGTACTTTTCTGTACTTCACTGCTTGATAATTGATCCCGTTTTATGCCTGTTTTTACTGTTAACGACGGAAATATTGAAGATCCCGCTCTTGCAAGATTTACCAGCATTGGTGATGGTGGACGGACCAGTTTCAGCCAGGGTGATGATGCGATAATTCCCTGTACTTTAACTCCCTGGGTTAAAGCGTAATTTAATGCGATGTGTGCGCCCATGCTATGGCCATATAAAATGATCACTGCATGTGGACAAGCCTTATTGATTTTTTTTACTACAATTCTCGTATCTGTCATCAATTGATGGAGAGACGCATGTCCTCTTTTGCCGGAAGAACGACCATGTCCTCTCAGGTCAAATCCGACAAATCCAATGGATTGTGCTACGAATCTTTCGGCCCAATGTTCGTAACATCCGCTATATTCTCCAATTCCGTGTACCATGATAACAACAAGATCAGTATCGTGATCGGGGAGCCATTGTTTTACATACAGCCTTATCTTTTTGCTATTCAGGTAATATTCTTTAACGCGCATTCAGTTTCATGAAAAAAGACCCAAAAATACAAATTCCTTAATTCAAAACATATAAAAAATGAACCATCATTTTATATTGCCTTGAAATGAACAGTGATCATTATATCCCGGACATATATCCACAACTTTTTAGTAAATTTATGCTCCGGAACATAACATTACAAATTCCTTGCCTGTTTTAGTGTATATATTTACGTGGCTAAGCTTTAGTATGTGTTTATTTATCAGAAATGCGTTATATTTGCGGAATAAATCAATTATATTGGTCAATTGTTATCATTTTATTTTGCGTAAAATAGATTTAACATATCATATCTTGCTAATTGCCCTTCTTTGTTTAAGTGGGATTTCTTCGGCTCAAACACAAATCAGGGATGTGATCAATAAATATGCGAAAGTTACGGTAATCAACAATAATGTGGTTACGGTAAATAATGCTTCTGCTTTTAATGAACATGATACCGTGCTTCTGATACAGATGACCGGTGTTACCCAGGATGGTAATTACGTTTATAAAGCAGGTAAATATGAACTCCATATTGTGGGTGGAAAAAGTGGCAATAATATCACCTTATTGACCAGTCCAAATTTTGATCCTATGACAGAACTGGTACAACTCGTTCGTGTTCCGTCATATAAAAATGCACAGGTTACGGGGCGGTTGACCTGTGATCCTTGGGATGGTGCTACCGGGGGCATTGTCGCACTCATGGTAGACCAGACACTAACGATTAATGCCGATATTGACGCATCCGGATCGGGCTTTCTGGGTGGAAAGAAAAATACATCCGTTTCAGCAATTTGTCCCGTGACCAGTCAGGATAATTACGCTGATTTAGGTGCCGATGCTCAGAGTGGCGGGTACAAAGGTCAGGGTAGCATGTTGTATAATCTCTATACTGCTACGCCGAGAGGAAAATTGCAAGCGTATAGCGGTGGTGGCGGCGGGAATGGTCGGTATGCCGGCGGCGGCGGTGGTGGAAATGGTGGAAATGGTGGAAATGGCGGTTTTTCTATTTGTTCCGGGAGTAATCTTCTTTTGGGTGAAGGCGGAAAGGCTGCTTTTTATGGATCTTCCGAATGGAGAGACCGGATTTTCTTAGGTGGTGGCGGCGGATCCGGAACAGGTAATAATACACCCGGCGGAAATGGCGGTGGTTTGGTTTTCATTGTTGCCAGGGAAATCGAATTTGGAAATGGAGCCAAAATATCTGCCAATGGGGGAAGTGTGGATGAAATCACTGGTGATGGTGGTGCAGGTGGTGGTGGTGCTGGCGGTACCATTGTTCTTTATACAGACGATTATCAGGGGTTAAGCGTTGAAGCAAGAGGTGGTAATGGCGGAAGAACCCGGAATGATTATTGTAATGAATATCCACCGCTTACGGGATCTTACGGAACCGGTGGCGGTGGCGGCGGCGGCGTGCTCTATGTAAAACATGACCCCGGTGAATTTGAAAGCAGATTCGGTACATCTGTTATACTTACTCCTGGTGATGCCGGAAAGCTATTTGATGATGACTGTCCCAATGTAGCTTTAGGAGGTTTTTCAGGGGTTATCCAGGGGAATTTTGGGCTGCAGCTGAGGGGGTTTTTGTATAACTTTATTATCACCAATGATACCACCCTATGTTATGGAGAACAGAAATTGATCAAAGCTTCACAGCCGGAAGGCGGAACATTCGGATATACTTATTTATGGGAAAAAAGTACCAGTAGAACAGGCCCCTGGGTCCCGGCAGACGGTGCGAATAACGGAATGACCTATACCACTCCGTCTCTTACCGGAGATATTTTTTTCAGGAGAATGGTATCCACTACCCAGAATATAGAAGGGGTAACAATACCTGTAACAGACTATAGCCTGCCTGTGGAAATAATCGTGATCCCGGAGATCATCAATACATTGATTAACGAAGATTCCATAGCCTGTGCCGATGTGGTATCTGTTCTTATTGAAGGGACAGCTGCTACGGGAGGTGGAGGCACCTTCTCTTATCAATGGGAAAAAAGCACCAACGGAACGGACTGGGCGGATATCGATTATGCCGACGAATTAGATTATACGGCACCTGTACAACCCGGAAAACAATACTTCAGAAGGGAGGCTTCTTCTTTAAATTGTATTCAAAAAAGTAATCAGGTCGAAGTAACTATTTTATCGTTTATTGCTGAAAATACAATTCTTTCTGATCAGGAATTATGTGAAACACAAACAGCTGAAACACTTACAAGTCCGGCCTTATCAGGAGGCGATGGGATTTATCGTTTCAACTGGCAGATCAGCCAGGATAATGAAAGCTGGGATGACCTGGCAGTCAGTGACGAAACCTATAAGCCGGATTTAAAGTACATCGGAAATCGTTATTATCGGAGAATTGTAAGTTCCGGAAGATTGGATTGTTGTATGGATACGAGCCGTTCCGTGGTGGTCCGGTTTGATGCATCTCCCTCTCCGGCAATAATCAGTGAACCCAGGCAGGAGTTGCATTTCAAATTTAATACATTACTTGAAGCATTCCCTATTCAGGTAGGAACGGGTATGTGGAGCATCGTTGAAGGAGAAATGGATTTTTCTGATCCCGGACGTATTTCTACTCAGGTAACAGGTCTTTCGATGGGAATGAATAAGGCTATGTGGACCGTTTCTAACGGAGCCTGTCCTTCCGTTTCAGATGAAGTAACTATTGAGGTGCTGGATGTGGAAGTACCTTCCGGCTTTTCACCTAACGGTGACAATATTAATGATTGTTTTGGCGTTCGGGGAGCTGAAAACGCTGAAAGTAGCGAGTTGATCATCTTTAATCGTTATAATAAAGTAGTATATAAGACAAATACGGTTGATACCCAAAAATATTGGTATCCGTGTCTATGGGATGGCAGGAACTCTTCGGGGAAAGAGCTTCCTTCCGATACCTATTATTATCAATTGACTCTTAATGGGGACAAGGTATACAAAGGATATGTCATACTTAAAAGGTAAATGGTTCATTTTGTTCTGCCTGTTGCTGTGTGGCTTCACTTGCCGGGCACAGAACAATCCTGTGTATAGCCAGTACCTGTTCAATGGACTGGCCATAAACCCGGCTTATGCCGGTAGTCGGGAGGTATTGAATCTGGCCGCTTTGTACCGTACCCAGTGGATGAATATCGATGGCGCACCGAGAACCCAGACATTATCCGGTGATTTTCCTTTAAGGAATCCTCAGGTAGCGCTCGGGCTGCTCGTATTCAATGATAAGATCAGCATATATCGTAAAACAGGGGTGTTTGCTACTTATGCTTTCCGTGTAAAAATGAATGAAGGTAAATTATCCTTCGGATTACAGGCCGGATTTGAACAAATGAGGGAAGAACAGGATAAAGTACATGTGATCGAACCGGGAGATCCTATGTTTGACGGGGAAATACACCGGTTATTCATGCCTAACGTCGGAATAGGAACCTATTATTATACATCCCGTTACTTTGCCGGGTTATCTATTCCGAAGCTTCTGGTGTATAGTCCGCATAAAGCCGATGCTTACAAGGGGAAATTATCATTCAATAATGTGATGTTGTATGGTGGTATGGTCTTTCCCATCAGTACTAATTTGAAAATCAGGCCTTCCACATTATTGCATTATGAGCAGAAAAGTATTTTGTTCGATTTGAACTGTAATGTGATCCTTTTACCGGAAGAAACGCTGGAAGTTGGGTTATCATACCGGAATTCCAATGTTATGGTGGCCATGGCGCAAGTACGGATCAATCCGCAACTTTGTATCGGATATACTTATGACCATGCTTTCGGAAAAGCAAGTATCACAAAAGGTTCACATGAGATCATGCTGCGGTATGAATTCCGGTATCGTGTAAATGCTGAAAATCCTTTGTATCTGAAATAGATGGATTGTATAAAAAATATATTGTTTCTGTTTTGTACCATCCTTGTTCAGGGTGTATGGGCACAATCATACGAGGTAACCCCTCTTTCCATCAATACGTCCTATGCCGATGAAGTAGCCGCTGTTCCTGTTGGTAACGATTTGATTTATTGCTCCAACCGGAACCAGAACGTGTTGATTAGCCGGACTGATAAACATAATGAGTATTTATTTCATTTATATATTGTTCACCGGACCGATAGTTCAAAATGGAGTGCACCTCAGATTTTATATAAAGATCTGGTTCCTCATGCTCATCAAGGCCCGGGTTCCATCAGTGCGGACGGAAATACATTATATTTTACGGTCAATAGCAAAAGCGGGAACGGAATATTTATCACACAAAGGGAAGGTAACAGCTGGGTGAATGTTCGGCCCTTTGTACATAATCATCCCGATTATAAAATGGCACATCCGTCATTGAGCAGGGATGGCCTGCGATTATTTTTCGCATCGGATATGCCGGGAGGATTAGGGGGCTTTGATATCTATTATTGTGACTGGACACCTACCGGATGGGGTTCTCCCAAAAATCTGGGCCCGGATGTCAATACTCCGGATGATGAGCTTTATCCGTTCATCCAGGCAAATGGGATTTTATATTTTTCTTCACGTGGACATCAATCTATGGGCGGGTTGGATATTTTTTCAGTGCGGGAGTTAAATGACCAGTGGGGGATGCGTCAGCAGCTGGAGGCACCGGTTAATTCTGAAAGTGATGATTTCGCTTATTCGGCATCCGATGAAGATGGCCTTGATGGTTATTTTTCCAGTAATCGTAATGGAAAAACCATAGATATCTTTTCTTTCCGGTCTCTTTTCCCCGTATTCTACGAATGTAATAAACAGGAAGAAAATGATTATACCTATGAGTTTTTTGATGAGAGGGCTATTTCTCTGGATACTACTACCTTTTATTATGAATGGGATCTAGGGGATGGTACCGTTAAAAAAGGTGAAATAGTGGAGCATACCTATTTGTCTCCGGGAACATACACCGTTCAGTTAAATATTAAGGATTCCCTGACCGGAGAATTCGAAAACCGAGCTGCAGATTATCTGATGGAAGTACTGGATATAGAACAACCCTATATTACGACAAATAACTCAGTGAAGGCCGGAGAACCATTATTGCTGGATGCTTCTAAAACTTACCTTCCTGAAATAGAGATCGATGAATACTATTGGATACTTGGTGATGGCAACCAGACGAAAGGTGAGCACATAACGCATACATACACTGCTCCGGGAACTTATCAGATACGGCTTGGCATAACAGGTATCCATAAGACGACCGGAGAGAAAGTGAAATTATGTTCGTACCGGGAAATTATGGTTACCGGGCAATAATCAATAGATTTTTCTGGCATTAACTGTTGTTCGTAAAATATTACGGATATGTTTTGGTATGTGTTTTATAGACAATGACTTGTTTTTTTTTGAAATCACTTTTTTTAATAGACTTTGAATGCTCCTATAGATCTCTGTCTTGTAGAAGTACTTTTGTACATAGCTGTTCCGGATACGTTTTTTAGGAGATGGTTCATGATACTAAAAATCAGGAATACCGGAGAAAAAAATCATGTAAATAGTTTTGTTTCGTAGTCCTTTTTTTGTTCTTTTGTATTTTGGTGTAGGATTTTTGTGAATAAACAATTTGTATGTTCAATTGTTTGTAAGAAGATCACAGATTAGAAGAATAAAATGGAAAAGGAGTTGCAGCGTTTTTTTATCAATATGTTGGTATTGTTAATCCTGATTATTTCGGTTTCACAATTGCTTTTTTCCGTGTTTTTTGAAACATATGATTTCCCGGGACGTATATTATGTATCGGTTTTATCTGGCTGGTGACATGTGTTTCTTATTATTGGCTGATGAAAACCGTGGTAAAGCATCCAAAGTCATTCAACAGGATTTTTATGTTGCAAACCAGTCTTAAACTTTTTTTGTATTTGATTAGTATTGTAGTTTATCTGTTGTTATTTAAGGGATATGCTTTACAATTTGTAGCTCTTTTTTTGGTTACCTATCTGATATTCGCCATATTTGAAGTAGTATCCATTCTTAAATTTGTAAAAAAGGACACCGGAACTGTTTCCGGCGGCACTAAAACGTCAAATAAAAATTCGTGATGACACGTCAAACGATATTTGTAACATGCTTCCTGTCTTTCTTTTTGTTCTCTTTTACAGTGAACGCGGCCGGGCATGAAGAAGAAAAATTCAATCCGGGAACATTCATCCTCGATCATATCGGAGATGCCTATGAATGGCATATATTAACCGTCGGTGACCATCATGTTTCCGTACCTCTTCCTGTGATCCTTTATAGCGGGCAATCCGGATTTCATCTGTTTATGTCTACTAAATTTCACCATGGACACGATGCCTATAAAGGATTCAGCATTGCTGCCGATGGTGCCCATAAGGGAAAAATAGTAGAACAACAGTCGGATGGTACCATGGCCCGTCCTTTATTGGATCTATCCATTACCAAGAATGTATTTGCCATGTTCGTGAGTATTGCCCTTATATTGTGGATATTTTTGTCTGTAGCAAAGCAATACAAACGTAATCCGGATAGGGCGCCTAAGGGACTGCAATCCTTGATGGAGCCGCTTATCCTTTTTGTACGTGATGATATTGCCCGTCCGGCCATCGGTTATAAATACGAACGATTCATGCCGTATCTGTTGACCTTGTTCTTTTTTATCCTGATCAATAACCTGATGGGGTTGATCCCTATCTTTCCATTTGGGGCCAATGTAACCGGTAATATTGCTATTACCATGGTGTTGGCGCTGCTTACCTTTCTCATCACGCTGGGCAGTTCCAATAAGAATTATTGGATACATATAGTAAATACTCCCGGAGTTCCATGGTGGCTGAAATTCCCGATACCCCTGATGCCATTCATAGAATTTGTCGGAATGCTGACCAAGCCGTTTGTATTGATGATTCGTTTGTTTGCCAATATAACTGCCGGGCATATCATCGCTATCGGTTTCTTTAGCTTGATCTTTATATTCGGAGCTATGAAACCGTTAATGGGATATGGTGTTTCCGTAATTTCTGTGGCCTTCACTA is a window of Bacteroidales bacterium DNA encoding:
- a CDS encoding GSCFA domain-containing protein, which produces MGTFRTTIKKQLSHEKIGYHSSIMMAGSCFAEHIGSKLQQNKFDIVLNPFGIVFHPFPLAASIERMIQAKEYTTDELLHHHHLWTSFDHHGSFSHPDIAISLKQINEALRQGHDQLKKSTWILVTFGTAWAYRLKSNGKIVANCHKYPASEFERIKTDADEIYRTWASSMQQLQVFNPDARIIFTVSPVRHLRDGAHENQLSKATLLLSIEKLNRDFPHTGYFPAYEIMMDDLRDYRFYGEDMIHPNNTAIDYIWEYFCNTYMADHTLIIMKEVDEIIKAAGHRFIHKTTENIVFAEKNLEKIRQICRQNPGLDFSREIKQFEEIIHKA
- a CDS encoding lysophospholipase; the encoded protein is MRVKEYYLNSKKIRLYVKQWLPDHDTDLVVIMVHGIGEYSGCYEHWAERFVAQSIGFVGFDLRGHGRSSGKRGHASLHQLMTDTRIVVKKINKACPHAVIILYGHSMGAHIALNYALTQGVKVQGIIASSPWLKLVRPPSPMLVNLARAGSSIFPSLTVKTGIKRDQLSSSEVQKSTKTDPLLHKKISIKLFTDLWKNGEIILKLKHRLNIPLLLMHGEDDPLVSCQASQAFANNAGAYTSFKLWKGMKHELLSDAENEAVFQHIIQWIMNVYKNGNIQNNYKKAVIA
- a CDS encoding gliding motility-associated C-terminal domain-containing protein, which encodes MWTVSNGACPSVSDEVTIEVLDVEVPSGFSPNGDNINDCFGVRGAENAESSELIIFNRYNKVVYKTNTVDTQKYWYPCLWDGRNSSGKELPSDTYYYQLTLNGDKVYKGYVILKR
- a CDS encoding type IX secretion system membrane protein PorP/SprF, with the translated sequence MSYLKGKWFILFCLLLCGFTCRAQNNPVYSQYLFNGLAINPAYAGSREVLNLAALYRTQWMNIDGAPRTQTLSGDFPLRNPQVALGLLVFNDKISIYRKTGVFATYAFRVKMNEGKLSFGLQAGFEQMREEQDKVHVIEPGDPMFDGEIHRLFMPNVGIGTYYYTSRYFAGLSIPKLLVYSPHKADAYKGKLSFNNVMLYGGMVFPISTNLKIRPSTLLHYEQKSILFDLNCNVILLPEETLEVGLSYRNSNVMVAMAQVRINPQLCIGYTYDHAFGKASITKGSHEIMLRYEFRYRVNAENPLYLK
- a CDS encoding PKD domain-containing protein; the protein is MDCIKNILFLFCTILVQGVWAQSYEVTPLSINTSYADEVAAVPVGNDLIYCSNRNQNVLISRTDKHNEYLFHLYIVHRTDSSKWSAPQILYKDLVPHAHQGPGSISADGNTLYFTVNSKSGNGIFITQREGNSWVNVRPFVHNHPDYKMAHPSLSRDGLRLFFASDMPGGLGGFDIYYCDWTPTGWGSPKNLGPDVNTPDDELYPFIQANGILYFSSRGHQSMGGLDIFSVRELNDQWGMRQQLEAPVNSESDDFAYSASDEDGLDGYFSSNRNGKTIDIFSFRSLFPVFYECNKQEENDYTYEFFDERAISLDTTTFYYEWDLGDGTVKKGEIVEHTYLSPGTYTVQLNIKDSLTGEFENRAADYLMEVLDIEQPYITTNNSVKAGEPLLLDASKTYLPEIEIDEYYWILGDGNQTKGEHITHTYTAPGTYQIRLGITGIHKTTGEKVKLCSYREIMVTGQ
- the atpB gene encoding F0F1 ATP synthase subunit A — its product is MTRQTIFVTCFLSFFLFSFTVNAAGHEEEKFNPGTFILDHIGDAYEWHILTVGDHHVSVPLPVILYSGQSGFHLFMSTKFHHGHDAYKGFSIAADGAHKGKIVEQQSDGTMARPLLDLSITKNVFAMFVSIALILWIFLSVAKQYKRNPDRAPKGLQSLMEPLILFVRDDIARPAIGYKYERFMPYLLTLFFFILINNLMGLIPIFPFGANVTGNIAITMVLALLTFLITLGSSNKNYWIHIVNTPGVPWWLKFPIPLMPFIEFVGMLTKPFVLMIRLFANITAGHIIAIGFFSLIFIFGAMKPLMGYGVSVISVAFTIFMTVLELLVAFIQAYVFTLLSALYFGGAVEDIHH